tgaTTATTAAAATTGAGAGGTAGACACTCTTATATTCCCTGTTTTTCTCACAGGTGTTCTGCTGTATGAGACTTTGGCATGGGAAGTGAGAATGCCAACAGAAATTCATGGCCTCAGAGGTTCCTGTCTGGTTATACCGTGCTCTTACTCTTACACTTCATACCCACCTACTAACCCACGTAGAGTTGTGTGGTATCAGTATGTGTCGAGTGGCTACCCTTTAGTTTATGATCCCAGGTATCCAGGCAATGTTATTGACAAGTTCAGAGGAAAAACTGATATATATAACCCTACAAACTCAGATCGGGATTGTAGTCTGCTGATCAAAAGCGTGGATCCGTCTCACAATGGAGAAAAATTATATACATGGATTGACCCAGAAAATATTGGATGGCGCACCTATAAGTTTTATGACGTCACCTCCACGATCATTGTTTTCAGTACGTGAATACTTCACATGTTCTTTTAATctaatatttttggttttaagtgTCATTACAGCTGTATTTTTCCCTACTGTAGCAAATCCACAGCAGCCCATCATTAATATTTCTGGAGGTTTAAAGACCGGTGACAGCATTACAGTAGCGTGTTACACCAACCACACCTGTCCATACAGCAAACCAAACATCACTCTGAAGGGTATTGAAGGATCTGATAAAATAGATGATGTCCGTATGGAAAATGGTCAATGGAAAATCACTCTGACACGCACCGGTGTTGTGAAGACTGAACGCTCAGATATTGAGTGTACTGTAACACATCATGGAGACATAACAACAAGAACTACAAAATCACAAAGTGctaaatgtgtgtgtgcatatgcaATCACAGACAAATTCAAAGACATATGTGTGCTTGCCTTTGTTTAATCCGTGTCTTACAGTTTCAAAATGAATTTAAAGACATAAAGCATTTCATTATTTGTACATTTGAaagaatgtaaaagtaaaatccATCAAATTAAGCTTTATAATCATGTTTGGTTTTTGTGTCAACTGCTTATAATTTAATTTCAGGTGTCTATTCTAGTATAACCATTGAGCCTAAACTGGCAGCAGATATCATAGAGGGTGTTGATATGAACTTCACTTGTACCGTCCATCATTCCTGCAAGATGAATCATCCGATCCTCTCCTGGAACTATGAGAAGATGCCGGTCAGAAATGGAAAGAAACAACTTACAGGGTTTGAATGGTCCACCTTTTCCACCATAACCTTTTGGGGGGCAAAGAAAGATGATGGAAAGAAATTAATCTGCACTACAAATATTTCTGGACAGAAAATCACAGCATCTGTCGACTTACATGTACAACGTGAGTAATTTCAAGACATCGTACACGATGTGTGCGATTCCTCTGTGTTTTTTAACTTATAGATTTTTGTCTGCAGATTCTTTTACAAAGTCTCCAAAACCAGTGACTCCAGTCCAGAATAAATGTATGTTTCTCACATTTGTCCTTTAGCTCTTTACATGATATATACATCATAATGACCCATAAATTACTTAATCTTTCACTTCCTTTAGTGTGTGCGTATCCTCTGTGTCTTTTCACTTATAGATTTTTGTCTGCAGATTCTTTTACAGAGTCTCCGAAACCAGTGACTCCAGTCCAgaataaatgtatgtgtttcaCATTTGTCCTTTATCTCTATACATGATATATACATCATAATGACTTATAAATTACTTCATCTTCCACTTTCTTTAGTGTGTGCGATTCCTCTGTGTCTTTTCacttatagatttttttttgtctgcAGATTCTTTTACAGAGTCTCCAAAACCAGTGACTCCAGTCCAAGATAatatatgtatgtttgtgtatttcACATTTTATCCCATATACATCATAATGACAAATGATTTTCTTCTTTCACTTCCTTTAGCTGTTTTCCAGAATGAACCTGATGTGAGGACCTTTGTCATCATGATAATTAGGCTTTACATTGCAGCCCCCTCAATTGCCTTTCTTCTCATTTGCATACTTGCTGAAGCCGTATACGAGAAGTGTAAGAAGAACAGGTACATGTGTTACATCAGGGTTATACTTAGAAAAAGTCTAAATGTTGTATTTATATAGAGAcataatgtaatttatttgGGCATGTATAGCTTTTTAATATTACAATATAGATATTAATTATAGGCCTTCACCTGGTAATCCAGAAGTTTGTAATATAGGTAATAAATGGTAAATAAATAAGTTAATATATATttagttcagatgcaaaagctgctaaatgccATCTCTCTTAAAAATGAGGTAATGATATTTTGATGAATGCTTAGTTCAAATCTTAGCTATCAATACTACACTGTGCTAACGTTACTAtgtaaaattaatgtttataatgttaagTGCAGATCGGCTGCCAAATCTCTCTTCACATAGTGTCGATCCATGACTGCCGTCTctcctcgtctttaggaaaccaaaacatttgttatttttgacaaggaATTTGTtacagagttcagtttagccccaggccattaaacaaacagaagaaGATACCTAAAGTTAAGTCCAATCCAGATGTTTAACTGTGACAACGTGCATgaatccgatgaaaccgtctatacatttatcaaatactttcgcttcaaatccaTGTGAtcctggcctcaggccattcagaaatacctctttgttggcagaatccattaaagcTCTCTCTGGCGCTGTTTCTActcatctcatgttaatcttgagtacctattgagtagtattacatccttcatatctcagaatctatatttttatcagatttataaaagacagatcagctcaAGCGATTGTTTTTGGAAAAGCACAAAGGCATCCAGCTGGAGGAGCAAGTCACGAGCAAGCACACACAAAACACCTgaataacttatgattcactacatctttgtgtcatttacattatatgcacttacaacaaacaaaaacacatgcacaactctgctgcttcctcggataaacaaactatatccaatGTTTCCATAAGACCGGCATACTTGGAAAGCTGAACAAGGCTTCTGCTAACATCCAAAAACACgctcttctttcgtgccattgttgagtcttgatataaaacaaagctgtcgcgtgaagtGATGCCTGTGTGACTACTCGAAAGGAACAATGCTAAGGAGTGtgccaatgactattcacagcccaaataccagtAACTATTTAacaaaatcctttcatctttaacccgcagaaGAAAATATAATGGTGGAAACAGTTTAGTAGCCCAAATCGAAACTCAAAAAAGCAGTGGACTCTGCAACATCACGCTGTGAACAGCATCTTTCGTTGAGTTTACACTTTATCTCTGGATTAAAGTCAATGCTGAGTtgcagaaagttgttcttaagaagttttcaaaTATATGTAATGGAAACATAATTTCAAAAGGTAAAATgctatttcattgctttataTAGAGTAATGTTATAAAAGACATGAACGCTGCAGAATGTACCGCACGTGACcccattaccttaataatgcagGTTGCCACtgccttgctattgcatgtttctgtgacgaAAATAATGTGATACGTAAATAAGAGATAAATATAAGATGTGAACTTGAGCACAattgttctgcgcatgtgcacaatgtattttgcatctgattgagaaaatactacaatTCACACATTTACATTGATTAGATTACGCCTGTAATCTGAGCGGGCACCGCATGCCCTGCTTTTGTTAAGCCAGAGCAATAGTGTCCACTATCCAGCCTCTGCTTGGAGACAGccttttactttatttgtcccccttaacagacaaagagctgttctGGGGTCCTTTGCATTCGGTCCACGTACAGTCGCAGAGAGCATATAGGACAGACCAAAGCTaaggctgggtctgcctcctcagggggcagcgcttgcaagctcaccacttgatccttgaaaggagtggtgggaacctTAGGCACCTAGCTGGCTAGGGTCTTAGTGTTACACTGGAGTCTGCAGACCAGAACTGTAGGCACGAATCGTCGACCGAAAATGCGTGTAGGTCCCCTAACGTCTTCACTGAGGCCAGTGCAATCAGCATCAAAGTTTTCATTGACACAAACTTGATACAGGCTGTTTCAAGGCTCAAATGGGGCGCCCTGGAGACATTTCAAAGCAAAGAAAACTAcctgtgtcgggggagaatcAAGACATGAAAGTATGCGTCCTTTAGGTAtatggctgcaaaccaatcttggggaTGGATGCATCAAAAATGGTTTTCTGCAAAAACATCTTGAACAGCATCTTGTGAAGTGCACGATTCAGCGGGCACAAATCCAAGATCGGTCGTAACTCACTTTTTTATGAGTATAATGAAGTAAGGACTGTAAAACCCTCACCTCATGTTAACTGGAGGTATCAGCTCTATCGTGTCCTTCGCCAGTAGGACCACAATCTCCGCACGCAAGACATGGGCATCTTTCACTCAAGTGAAGAGGATGCCGGAGAACTTGGTTGGTTGCAGGGGCGAATTAAATCGCATAGCTGAGTCTGATGGTACATAGAAGCAAACACGATGGGCTGGGTAGCTCTTGAGAAGCTCTTAGAAACCGTGCTAGGGGAACTAAGGGCACCACAAAAGTACCCACAGTGGTAAAAAAAACCCAGCATTCTGACCAAACATTGGCCTACTTATCATCCCCTCATATACTAATTGGTGATATTACTCTGTCTCTTCTCCACTTATAAGCTGGTGTGTGCTGGGCGTTCTGGTGCAATATGGCTGTTGTTACATTATCCATGTGGATGCTGGACATtgcttaataaatatataattaaatcaGCAGTGGCACTGGCCACCCATGACCACCCCCTAGCTATCCCCCCTGACTTGACTAATACTGAATTTTGGAATTTGAACTGAGTGTAATAAATCAATTGCATGGTTAGTCATGACTACATAGGAGATTAAAACAtatgtttttaaactttttaccTCACATTCATggcattttttgtcttttctgcTCTGGAAGGATAGCTTGAAATCAAAAGGCGCAACAAAGGCATGTGGAGCTGCACAGTTCGACTTACAAGTGGAATTAAAGTATTGTACAGTGAGATCTGAGTGCTTGTTATGCTTTCAAATGGCTCTCGCAGCACAATATCACTTTGCAGCGCCGCATAAAGTTAAGAGCAAGGGGGGCCCCTAGTGGTTCAGGCCTCTATGCAGCTTGCGTGCCCTGCGTATAGGGAGGATCGGTTCTGACTTCAGTCACACTCTTGGGCAAAATGACCAACTGcttggttgtttcaactcatggttTAGTAACAGTAAATGCTGGTGGGTTAAGATGACCCAACAGATGGGatgtttttaacccaactgctctgtcattttaacccagcagcgtgttctgtccaatattgaaaaacaacccagcactttTAAGAGTAGATTATATGTCAGAATAAAacttatataattatatatatatatatatatatatatatatatatatatatatatatatatatatatatatatatatatatatatatatatatatatatatatatatatataaatatatattaaaagattcaaatgttatttataattgtattttgacagctgtacaaattaatattaatcatattttttctGTACTTGTATAGCTGACAGACTTTAGCGTCAGTGCTGGATCATGTGTCTGTGTCTGTATAACTGCTAAAACCTTTCTGGAGAAGTGCTGATCGATGAAACTGCAGCTTTCATAACAACATTCAGCATTAACCCtgtattaataaaacattacaaattaAAGAATGCATGTGAATAGATGTTCAAATAAATGACTGAATTTACCTTAAAGTAAACAGTAAgcttgtaagtaaattaaaattcAGCTTTAAGAAAACAGTATTTACATAAAGCAAAAATGATATGTCATATGGTTATGTTTTGGTTATTAATAATGTCTTGACTGGGCAGtgtttactgctgttgttaataaatgaTTGTTTTGGGGGTTttgtgtgtttatcttttcagttaatcTTATACGCTCTGCACcacttttattatatttattataagctactctttgggccctattttaacgatctaagcgcattgtctaaagcgcacagcgcaacgtctaaatgggcgtgtccgaatccactattgctaatttaacgacgggaaaaatggtttgtgcgccgagcgcatggtcgaaaagggtaggtcctgttgtaatgggagtattttgggcgtaacgtgcagtaaaccaatgagagtctcagctctcatcccctttaaaagcaagttgctggtgctatgtctaatccctatttagatgacggactttgtaaactgaaaaactaagcggaggaagaagatccccagtttaagattaatgttaaataattgtgttgtttttcacttgtattgaaatttttatttttttattaaagagccagtaagatgacaattttaagcatcctatcactatttgtaagtcccggacaacaggtttaaatgcatgcaaggtcaaaaaacactgtaattttctcaaaatataaatttaaaattaccccatttctcagagatccccaaacgattcgtgtgaagccatCCAACGACTCagcctgcctaaaccccacctttcagtagcctactctgctctgattggtcaactgacagagtgtctttgcacacaatgcacagatcacagatcagtctcacagaccacagatcggtggcacagaccaacaacagtgcaacatgtattgacctcgtgctaacatgatttactgagaagacattgtcaacatcaatacacatcattcatcattaatccaagcaataaaaacgacgattgaaactaacaattttacactcatttaagcatttatctaaactaaccgggtcattgCAAAACCGTAAATAAGCATGCGTTAGCtgtttgctaacgtgactctctgacagtaaatgaacagtttaaacacacaacatcattcatcattaacccaaacaatacaaacgacgattgaaactaacaattttacactcatttaagcatttatctaaactaatcgggtcatagcaaaaccgtaaataagcatgtgttagccgtttgctaacgtgactctctgacagtaaatgaacagtttaaacacacaacatcattcatcattaacccaaacaatacaaacgacgattgaaactaacaattttacacccatttaagcatttatctaaaccagttattctcaaagtgtggtccgcggaccactggtggtccgccaaacccccccagtggtccgccaaaagatgacctaaactaggcaagtgtttataccaggggttctcaaagtccGGACTGCGGTCCGGATCCGGACCCGACGGGAACTTGATCCGGACCCGCGTCCACTTCATATTACAAGTGCATTAATTTCTATGTGATTGctaaatgtgtgcatttgctactttacaaatgcatattaaacttgtaaaccattcgtttcgtttttttttctttttagatttAAGAGTATTCCTGGTCCGaaaataaaacaagttatttaaaaatgtcctgTGTGACGCTGTAGCCATCACACCcagatattatgcacagctactTCATgcactacggcttttgatcagtaagtccttatcaatctgaaatcactgttggtttgagtcgtttaaaacatgcatttgaaaaagcaacactcgtcaaacataatcactatacatatttttattcaaggtttgaagaacagcaatataaatatatccttaagacatttcctggagctgcgtgtgtctGGTTCTTCCCCCTGGCTTATGGATGTAGcgtcatttcaccgtaattcattaagaCATTGAAGCATAGTAAGCATTATTTcttgtgtttatgtttaaaaaatattttttagtttaaatgcaaaatacatttatgtttttcccaaactttttgtgttgatttgttaaataaacaaatgatttacataaagtttttcCGGACCTATGTAAATGATGAGAATTCAGATTGGgaccttttaaatgtaaactttgagaacccctggtttatacaattgtcacttatttaagtagattttttgcacttgcaaaactgtg
This sequence is a window from Misgurnus anguillicaudatus chromosome 24, ASM2758022v2, whole genome shotgun sequence. Protein-coding genes within it:
- the LOC141349211 gene encoding sialoadhesin-like, which encodes MKGLIYLLLQGVLLYETLAWEVRMPTEIHGLRGSCLVIPCSYSYTSYPPTNPRRVVWYQYVSSGYPLVYDPRYPGNVIDKFRGKTDIYNPTNSDRDCSLLIKSVDPSHNGEKLYTWIDPENIGWRTYKFYDVTSTIIVFTNPQQPIINISGGLKTGDSITVACYTNHTCPYSKPNITLKGIEGSDKIDDVRMENGQWKITLTRTGVVKTERSDIECTVTHHGDITTRTTKSQSAKCVYSSITIEPKLAADIIEGVDMNFTCTVHHSCKMNHPILSWNYEKMPVRNGKKQLTGFEWSTFSTITFWGAKKDDGKKLICTTNISGQKITASVDLHVQHSFTESPKPVTPVQDNISVFQNEPDVRTFVIMIIRLYIAAPSIAFLLICILAEAVYEKCKKNRKKQNHHLLSQMKVKGVGQRRAEKFVTSDEQAEPKVVRKSSARTNFRKHRHFRVTPSNSNRGEIHTRVLLCSCHSSLLQLQVKYRVSRLVKCRSGGTIVDPPIIPLERLLFTVKQVPLRSSLDKAESESTPSRPYWSFDYLRHLKREPGPKKSLTVCDHRRQRGSILEEQEKGFTSHGEAGPWLCSIAHHQAPPRKDLNIQVTTGVQTSY